A window from Methanobrevibacter sp. V74 encodes these proteins:
- a CDS encoding chorismate pyruvate-lyase family protein yields MTPDKNEANKSLIEKITELEEKHDENFSNTQKILLTTDGSITAILDVLYGKITLKTLDQHFEDADENHARLVNVGEGEEINFREVIMHRNGNPLIYAISHIPLKRCSKEVCADLIRADIPIGRILKNYHIESRREVNNIFIEKPNETLKKIFKTDEDMLARDYIIIHHDEILMWIKEVFPISYFR; encoded by the coding sequence ATGACCCCCGATAAAAATGAGGCCAACAAAAGCCTCATCGAAAAAATAACAGAACTAGAAGAAAAACACGACGAAAATTTCTCGAATACACAAAAAATCCTACTAACAACCGACGGATCCATTACCGCAATTTTAGATGTATTGTACGGTAAAATTACCCTTAAAACACTTGACCAGCATTTCGAAGATGCAGATGAAAATCATGCAAGATTAGTGAATGTTGGCGAAGGCGAGGAGATTAATTTTAGAGAAGTTATAATGCATAGAAACGGTAATCCTTTGATATATGCCATCTCGCATATACCGTTAAAACGATGCTCCAAAGAAGTTTGTGCAGATTTGATTAGGGCAGATATACCGATTGGTAGAATCTTAAAAAATTACCATATTGAATCCAGACGTGAAGTAAATAACATATTCATAGAAAAACCAAATGAAACTCTAAAAAAGATTTTCAAAACAGACGAGGACATGCTGGCACGTGATTACATTATAATCCACCATGATGAAATATTGATGTGGATTAAAGAAGTATTCCCAATTAGCTATTTCAGGTGA